One genomic segment of Saprospiraceae bacterium includes these proteins:
- a CDS encoding DinB family protein codes for METTIKNEAVHALSEQTILHTRLFKNVLLDINESDHTRKIADNTNHIAWLAGSMVSARFMMADLLGKKIEEPFPDLFKNNKAIQNNVNYPTLQEQLTYWNKISEILEELIVSANREELTEISETNFPVNDKSKFGAIIFHIDRESYVLGQLGLLRKGFGYPAMKYN; via the coding sequence ATGGAAACAACTATCAAAAACGAGGCTGTGCATGCTCTTTCTGAGCAAACAATTTTGCATACAAGATTATTTAAAAATGTACTTCTTGACATTAATGAGTCAGATCACACAAGAAAAATTGCAGACAACACAAATCATATTGCCTGGTTAGCGGGCAGCATGGTATCAGCAAGATTTATGATGGCAGACTTGCTTGGGAAAAAAATAGAAGAACCATTTCCCGACTTGTTTAAAAACAATAAGGCCATTCAAAACAATGTCAATTATCCAACCCTTCAAGAACAATTAACGTATTGGAACAAAATTTCTGAAATTCTTGAGGAGCTAATTGTCTCTGCTAATAGAGAAGAATTAACCGAAATATCAGAAACCAATTTTCCGGTAAATGATAAATCCAAATTCGGTGCTATCATTTTTCATATTGATAGAGAATCTTATGTATTAGGCCAGCTGGGGCTTCTCAGAAAAGGTTTTGGATATCCCGCAATGAAATATAATTAA
- a CDS encoding SDR family oxidoreductase: protein MKNQLLQNKTALIFGAKGALGTAVAKAFKESGANIYLSDINVKNEVEENSLAPIRKLDTLNEKSVQQYFDWFKGENISIDIVVNLSSSNPAEYNHGKPASEVSLDQFLIPLKNNTASQFITAKVAQSVMSLQKNGVIIFVTSSLSKVGSPWSAALTSSHAATEGLLKSLASEWGPLGIRVLGVRSEAMPDSPAIDYTFKAMGSNIGLSGVEMQGFIEQQKTALKRLPTTHETANVIVLAASDMASYMTGTIINHSGGHILE from the coding sequence ATGAAAAATCAATTATTACAAAACAAAACCGCTCTAATATTTGGAGCAAAGGGTGCGCTTGGTACTGCAGTAGCAAAAGCGTTTAAAGAAAGTGGTGCAAATATTTATTTATCCGATATAAACGTTAAAAATGAAGTCGAGGAAAATTCTCTGGCACCAATTCGCAAGTTGGATACTTTAAATGAAAAATCGGTTCAACAATATTTTGATTGGTTTAAAGGTGAAAATATCTCAATCGATATTGTTGTTAATCTTTCAAGTTCCAATCCTGCTGAATACAATCACGGCAAACCGGCAAGCGAAGTTTCTCTTGACCAATTTCTAATTCCATTAAAAAACAATACTGCCAGTCAGTTTATAACTGCCAAGGTTGCTCAATCAGTAATGTCTTTACAAAAAAATGGTGTTATAATTTTTGTTACCTCTTCTCTATCCAAAGTAGGATCGCCTTGGTCAGCGGCACTCACAAGTTCACATGCTGCAACCGAAGGGCTTCTTAAAAGTTTAGCATCAGAATGGGGGCCTCTTGGTATTCGTGTCCTTGGCGTTCGTTCAGAAGCAATGCCCGACTCGCCTGCCATAGATTACACTTTTAAAGCTATGGGAAGTAATATCGGTTTAAGCGGAGTTGAAATGCAAGGGTTCATAGAGCAACAAAAAACAGCGCTCAAAAGATTACCTACTACTCATGAAACTGCAAATGTAATTGTATTGGCAGCAAGTGATATGGCAAGTTATATGACAGGTACAATTATTAATCATTCAGGCGGTCACATCCTAGAATAA
- a CDS encoding MMPL family transporter gives MKQHSKSYQFFDKAIKRPWLIILATILIIVGAGSQLPKMQIDTTIEAFIPANHPSLINREFVRKTFGISDPVVVAISNDGKNGAFSPELLNLISELTEDYKKIEGVDPDQITSLATENNIYGTETGLVVESFIEGKIESQEDADKIKNNALNFPLYKGTLVSEDATTTLIVVELLDNKKYGSQAYFDIKKITEEKLNNSKYQGTKCYVAGEGGVVAYQATYIDGDAKKMTPLAFGVILLVLIIAYRTFRGLYLSVIVIIGSVLATMGIMAGVGVPMYLTSNIIPVILIAIGVADAIHILGEYYETLAKKPGITSREATLITMTEMWRPVTMTSVTNVAGFLAMGFTSNVPPLQMVGIFSSVGVLIALFISLFTIPAILMLLKPKLSKAYLKVSETIKPDAFGRFTQKFGVAILKKPKAIIVTSVIVIILGVFGSFQIKVDEASVEAFDSKTDIYKADRIINSKMNGSNSFDVLIETPSKEGLYTPENLKKIEKLQQYIESLPQVGGTTSIVDVIKQLNKSLNENKNEAYVIPNDKDMVAQLFLLYSSGGDPADLEQFIDYDYRLANISVSMKDGHYSSAKKVIEPLNTYIENDFNDQNVKAKVAGWMNVFYYWLDGIAFSHFFGVIVALILVLLITAFNFKSFTAGLYTVLPVFTAMLMFYAILGLANIPLNTATNIFGAIAIGVSVDFSIHIIEHLKLKIRQDNLSIEEALQKMYTSTGRALLFNAIAVCFGFGINMISELPPFVDFGALITTCVASSFLASMTLLPSMIKIFKPKFLTK, from the coding sequence ATGAAACAACATTCCAAGTCCTATCAGTTCTTTGATAAAGCAATAAAACGCCCCTGGTTAATAATATTAGCCACCATACTAATTATTGTTGGTGCCGGAAGTCAGCTTCCGAAAATGCAAATTGATACTACCATTGAAGCTTTTATACCCGCAAATCACCCTTCATTAATTAATCGTGAATTTGTCCGTAAAACTTTCGGTATTTCCGATCCTGTAGTAGTTGCAATTTCAAACGATGGAAAAAACGGAGCATTTTCTCCTGAATTATTGAACTTGATAAGTGAGTTAACCGAAGATTACAAAAAAATTGAAGGCGTAGATCCTGATCAAATTACCAGCCTTGCTACCGAAAATAATATCTACGGTACCGAAACCGGCTTGGTTGTTGAATCATTTATCGAAGGTAAAATTGAATCGCAAGAAGATGCAGACAAAATAAAAAATAATGCTCTAAATTTTCCGCTTTATAAAGGTACACTTGTAAGCGAAGATGCTACAACAACCTTAATCGTTGTCGAACTGCTCGATAATAAAAAATATGGTTCTCAGGCTTACTTTGATATAAAGAAAATCACGGAAGAAAAGCTCAACAACTCAAAATATCAGGGAACAAAATGTTATGTCGCAGGTGAAGGTGGTGTTGTGGCTTATCAAGCAACGTATATTGATGGTGATGCAAAAAAAATGACGCCATTAGCATTTGGCGTTATTTTACTCGTACTCATTATCGCTTATCGTACTTTCAGAGGTTTATATCTCAGCGTAATTGTAATTATAGGTTCCGTTCTCGCCACAATGGGAATAATGGCCGGTGTGGGTGTCCCAATGTATTTAACATCCAATATTATTCCGGTTATTCTCATTGCCATTGGTGTTGCAGATGCTATACATATACTGGGCGAGTACTATGAAACGCTTGCCAAAAAACCCGGTATAACCTCTCGCGAAGCAACGCTTATTACAATGACTGAAATGTGGAGACCGGTAACCATGACAAGTGTTACCAATGTTGCTGGTTTCCTTGCCATGGGCTTTACATCAAACGTACCTCCCTTACAAATGGTAGGAATATTTTCCTCTGTTGGTGTTCTTATCGCTTTGTTTATTTCACTTTTTACTATTCCGGCTATCTTAATGTTGCTCAAACCCAAATTGAGTAAAGCATATCTAAAAGTAAGTGAAACAATAAAACCTGATGCATTCGGTAGGTTTACTCAAAAATTTGGTGTAGCAATTCTTAAAAAGCCAAAGGCAATAATTGTCACCTCTGTGATAGTTATCATTCTAGGGGTGTTCGGTTCTTTTCAAATAAAAGTGGATGAAGCCAGTGTTGAAGCCTTCGATTCAAAAACGGATATTTACAAGGCAGATAGAATCATCAACTCAAAAATGAATGGTTCCAATTCATTTGATGTACTTATTGAAACACCATCAAAAGAAGGGCTTTACACACCCGAAAATCTCAAGAAAATTGAGAAATTACAGCAATACATCGAATCATTACCACAGGTTGGCGGAACCACTTCTATAGTGGATGTAATCAAACAACTCAACAAATCTTTAAACGAAAACAAAAATGAAGCCTATGTAATTCCCAATGATAAAGATATGGTTGCTCAATTATTTCTGCTCTATTCATCTGGCGGTGACCCGGCAGATTTGGAACAGTTTATTGATTATGATTACAGATTGGCAAACATCAGTGTTTCTATGAAAGACGGACATTATTCAAGTGCAAAGAAAGTAATTGAACCGCTGAACACTTATATCGAAAATGATTTTAATGATCAAAATGTAAAAGCCAAAGTTGCAGGGTGGATGAACGTGTTTTATTATTGGTTGGATGGAATTGCTTTCAGCCACTTCTTCGGTGTAATAGTTGCACTTATTTTGGTTCTGCTTATTACAGCATTTAATTTTAAATCATTTACTGCTGGTCTCTATACCGTTTTACCCGTATTCACGGCCATGTTAATGTTCTATGCCATTCTTGGCTTAGCCAATATTCCATTAAACACGGCTACCAATATTTTCGGTGCAATCGCTATTGGAGTATCTGTAGATTTTTCGATTCACATTATCGAACATCTTAAATTAAAAATAAGACAAGACAATCTCAGTATTGAAGAGGCATTACAAAAAATGTACACATCCACCGGGCGAGCTTTATTGTTTAATGCAATTGCTGTTTGTTTCGGATTCGGAATAAATATGATAAGTGAATTACCTCCTTTTGTTGATTTTGGAGCGCTAATAACTACTTGTGTCGCCAGTAGCTTTTTGGCAAGTATGACACTTCTCCCTTCAATGATAAAAATATTCAAACCAAAATTCTTAACTAAATAA
- a CDS encoding outer membrane lipoprotein-sorting protein, whose translation MKIIKSISLSILFASVCVSTIQAQSLPAANEIVKSVNSRNEGEHVIQNFNMMLTNKNGQTQSRETVIYRKDYKDQRKTMIVFKNPSNVKGTGFMSFDYNDKTKEDDQWLYLPALKKTRRISASNRGDYFLGTDFTYEDIKLGSKLSTTNYSYKTVKEETIDGHKCYLLEGTPLNEKVKKELGYGKVHYWVDAQIWFVRKTMYWDVAGNLLKTTNAQTIEKIEGIWSIKKLEAENHKTSHKTLITFSAIDYKTQIEDDLFTEESLMRGGK comes from the coding sequence ATGAAAATTATAAAATCCATTTCATTAAGCATACTTTTTGCTTCTGTATGTGTTTCCACCATTCAGGCGCAGTCTCTCCCGGCTGCAAACGAAATTGTAAAAAGTGTCAATAGTAGAAATGAAGGAGAGCACGTGATACAGAATTTCAACATGATGCTTACCAACAAAAACGGTCAAACGCAATCAAGAGAAACAGTTATTTATAGGAAAGATTATAAGGATCAACGTAAAACCATGATAGTATTTAAAAATCCTTCCAATGTAAAGGGTACTGGATTTATGTCTTTTGATTATAACGATAAAACAAAAGAAGATGATCAATGGCTTTACCTTCCGGCCTTAAAAAAAACAAGAAGAATTTCAGCGTCTAATCGAGGGGATTATTTTTTAGGAACAGATTTTACCTATGAAGACATCAAACTCGGTAGCAAATTAAGTACGACAAATTATTCTTATAAAACCGTTAAGGAAGAAACAATAGACGGCCACAAATGTTACCTTTTAGAAGGTACTCCACTAAACGAAAAAGTAAAAAAAGAACTCGGGTATGGGAAAGTTCATTACTGGGTGGATGCACAAATATGGTTTGTCAGAAAAACAATGTATTGGGATGTAGCCGGCAACTTACTTAAAACCACTAATGCACAAACAATCGAAAAAATTGAAGGCATTTGGTCAATAAAAAAGTTAGAAGCAGAAAACCACAAAACAAGCCATAAAACCTTAATCACGTTCAGCGCAATTGATTATAAAACACAAATAGAAGACGACTTATTCACAGAAGAATCTCTAATGAGAGGAGGCAAATAA
- a CDS encoding dihydrofolate reductase family protein, with protein MSKIIFDSAISLDGFFAGENRSPKNPMGGVSEKLHGWMFKQKAFWKHVKMEGGQEFGSDSKLIDDVFDRTGSYIMGKRMFIEGEVVWAEDLYEADVFVLTHEKREPWVQKGTTTFYFINDGIESALEKARKSANGKDIRIQGGANTIQQFLNAGLIDEFFIHIAPMFLGSGIRLFDGIDKNIYDIEIMDVIPSDLTTHLRYKLTKK; from the coding sequence ATGAGTAAGATAATCTTTGACAGTGCAATATCACTGGATGGCTTTTTTGCAGGTGAAAACAGAAGTCCTAAAAATCCTATGGGTGGTGTTTCAGAAAAACTGCATGGATGGATGTTTAAGCAAAAAGCATTTTGGAAACATGTCAAAATGGAAGGTGGACAAGAGTTTGGTTCAGACAGCAAATTAATAGATGATGTGTTTGACAGAACAGGTTCATATATAATGGGAAAACGCATGTTTATAGAAGGTGAAGTTGTTTGGGCTGAAGACTTATACGAAGCAGATGTTTTCGTACTGACTCATGAGAAACGCGAACCTTGGGTTCAAAAAGGTACGACAACTTTTTATTTCATAAATGATGGAATAGAAAGTGCACTAGAAAAAGCAAGAAAATCTGCAAATGGAAAGGATATTAGAATACAAGGTGGTGCAAATACTATTCAACAATTTCTCAATGCAGGACTTATAGATGAATTTTTTATTCACATCGCACCTATGTTTTTAGGGAGTGGAATTAGATTATTTGATGGAATTGACAAGAATATTTATGACATTGAAATTATGGATGTAATACCGTCTGACTTGACCACCCATTTGAGATATAAGCTGACAAAAAAATAA
- a CDS encoding DUF1801 domain-containing protein: MNDFKTVDAYITSFEGKTREYLLQLREIIHECVPNTQELINYNIAAFTLMENGKREEQLMIAGYKNHVGFYPHPSTMEKFWNQLDGFKKAKGSVQFPLNRPLPKEIINEMIKYRLNLLNE; this comes from the coding sequence ATGAACGATTTTAAAACGGTGGATGCCTATATTACAAGCTTTGAGGGCAAGACCAGAGAATATCTATTGCAACTTCGAGAAATTATACACGAGTGTGTACCAAATACACAAGAACTCATCAATTATAATATTGCTGCGTTCACTTTAATGGAAAACGGAAAAAGAGAAGAGCAATTAATGATTGCAGGATATAAAAACCATGTTGGTTTTTACCCACATCCCTCAACAATGGAAAAATTTTGGAATCAATTGGATGGATTCAAAAAAGCAAAAGGTTCGGTCCAATTCCCTTTGAATAGGCCCTTGCCGAAGGAAATAATAAACGAAATGATTAAATACAGATTAAATTTATTAAATGAGTAA
- a CDS encoding helix-turn-helix transcriptional regulator, with the protein MKTYSLDELTNKYIGKKGTPKREQFEQELRMDLLGQAIKQARLEKNLTQEQLGELVGVQKAQISKIENSATDARFETVLKVFKALHAKVSFSVEINKKEANAN; encoded by the coding sequence ATGAAAACATATAGTTTGGATGAATTAACCAATAAATACATTGGTAAAAAAGGGACTCCTAAGCGTGAACAATTCGAACAAGAATTAAGAATGGACTTATTGGGACAAGCAATTAAACAAGCTAGATTAGAGAAAAACTTAACTCAAGAACAATTAGGTGAACTTGTAGGAGTTCAAAAAGCCCAAATATCTAAAATTGAAAACTCAGCTACCGATGCCAGGTTTGAAACCGTACTGAAAGTTTTTAAGGCATTGCATGCGAAAGTAAGCTTTAGTGTTGAAATAAATAAAAAAGAAGCTAATGCTAACTGA
- a CDS encoding type II toxin-antitoxin system RelE/ParE family toxin: MYAKPRFTVIFLHEAKEFLDNLTEKPRDKIIYNIWKSRSIIDDELFKKLSGEIWEFRTTYNKVDYRLFAFWDRSENKIVIATHGIIKKSNKTPKKELEKAEKIRIEYFKIKKS; encoded by the coding sequence ATGTATGCAAAACCTAGATTTACAGTCATATTTCTTCATGAAGCTAAGGAATTCCTTGATAATTTAACCGAAAAGCCCAGGGATAAAATAATTTACAACATCTGGAAATCTCGAAGTATAATAGACGATGAACTATTTAAAAAACTTAGCGGTGAAATTTGGGAATTTAGAACAACATACAACAAGGTTGATTATCGGTTATTTGCATTTTGGGATAGATCAGAAAATAAAATAGTGATCGCAACTCATGGAATTATAAAGAAATCAAACAAAACACCCAAGAAGGAACTAGAAAAGGCAGAGAAAATTCGAATTGAATATTTTAAAATAAAAAAATCATGA
- a CDS encoding helix-turn-helix transcriptional regulator, producing MKTYSLDELTNKYIGKKGTPKREQFEQELRMDLLGQAIKQARLEKNLTQEQLGELVGVQKAQISKIENSATDARFETVLKVFKALHAKVSFSVEINKKKLMLTE from the coding sequence ATGAAAACATATAGTTTGGATGAATTAACCAATAAATACATTGGTAAAAAAGGGACTCCTAAGCGTGAACAATTCGAACAAGAATTAAGAATGGACTTATTGGGACAAGCAATTAAACAAGCTAGATTAGAGAAAAACTTAACTCAAGAACAATTAGGTGAACTTGTAGGAGTTCAAAAAGCCCAAATATCTAAAATTGAAAACTCAGCTACCGATGCCAGGTTTGAAACCGTACTGAAAGTTTTTAAGGCATTGCATGCGAAAGTAAGCTTTAGTGTTGAAATAAATAAAAAGAAGCTAATGCTAACTGAATAA
- a CDS encoding T9SS type A sorting domain-containing protein, whose translation MKIINSLLYFFLISPICGLSQNWAPIGTKWHFSKFYDYHLDIEEFTLIKSVGDTIINGIPSTHLTITNNWACSITDNNVFMYQTMENKIYAKINSESGFHMLYNFSAEIGDSWKFPIMFNSMYTDTLQYTVTNIYTTNINGQTRKVLSCNLEFKLGIFWYRVYTTQLIEGIGDVQYMFPWQAQICDEDYILGLRCYEDNEIGLYHYNTDVECDYITETLTPELDQNDDIEIFPNPTLNRIYLNNQELNYLKLEVIDSQGKNLFRKVGFLTEIELNELAPGLYFLKIVNSKGKTIVKKLIKN comes from the coding sequence ATGAAAATAATTAACTCTTTATTATACTTCTTTTTAATTTCTCCGATATGTGGATTATCACAAAATTGGGCCCCAATAGGTACTAAATGGCATTTCTCAAAATTTTATGATTATCATTTGGATATTGAAGAATTCACCTTAATTAAATCAGTTGGGGATACTATTATAAATGGCATCCCGTCAACACATTTAACTATTACAAATAATTGGGCTTGCTCAATCACGGATAATAATGTTTTTATGTATCAGACAATGGAAAATAAAATTTACGCAAAAATTAATAGTGAATCTGGATTTCATATGCTTTACAACTTTTCAGCTGAAATTGGGGATTCTTGGAAATTCCCTATTATGTTTAACTCAATGTATACAGATACACTACAATATACCGTAACTAATATTTATACAACCAACATAAATGGTCAAACAAGGAAAGTTTTATCTTGTAATCTTGAGTTTAAACTTGGAATTTTTTGGTACAGAGTATACACAACTCAATTAATTGAAGGCATTGGAGATGTCCAATACATGTTTCCCTGGCAAGCTCAAATCTGTGATGAAGACTACATTCTTGGATTGAGGTGTTATGAAGATAATGAAATTGGTCTGTACCATTATAACACTGATGTAGAATGTGATTATATTACAGAAACCTTAACTCCCGAATTAGACCAGAACGATGATATAGAGATATTTCCTAATCCAACCTTAAACAGGATTTATTTGAATAATCAAGAATTAAATTATTTGAAACTTGAAGTAATCGATTCACAGGGAAAAAATTTATTCAGAAAAGTTGGCTTTTTAACAGAAATTGAGCTGAATGAATTAGCACCGGGGCTATACTTTTTAAAAATAGTTAATAGCAAAGGAAAAACCATTGTTAAAAAATTAATAAAAAATTGA